In a single window of the Nocardioides sp. L-11A genome:
- a CDS encoding adenosylmethionine--8-amino-7-oxononanoate transaminase — MTVLVDHDLLAFDREHLWHPYTSMTAPTPVRLVTGARGCELEVDGAWVVDGMASWWSAIHGYRHPALDAALAQQTGRFSHVMFGGLTHEPAVGLGRRLVDITPEPLARVFLADSGSVSVEVALKMVLQYQRGRGRPERTRMLTVLGGYHGDTFDCMSVTDPVGGMHTMWQGLLPDQVFGPQPPAYDADADAIASWASSLRELAARHAHELAGIIVEPLLQGAGGMHPYPAACLRVFREIADEHGLLLVFDEIATGFGRTGHLFVSELMTPDVLCLGKALTGGYLTLAAVLSTDEVARGISASESGVLMHGPTFMGNPLACAVASASIDLLLSVDWATRVSAIGTRLASGLAPLRTAPGVVDVRTIGAVGVVQLDHEVDVVAATEAALAAGVWLRPFRDLVYAMPPYITGPDEVDRLVAGIAAAVSAG, encoded by the coding sequence ATGACCGTGCTCGTCGACCACGACCTGCTCGCCTTCGACCGCGAGCACCTCTGGCACCCCTACACGTCGATGACCGCGCCGACCCCGGTGCGGCTGGTCACCGGCGCGCGGGGCTGCGAGCTCGAGGTCGACGGCGCCTGGGTGGTCGACGGGATGGCGTCGTGGTGGTCGGCGATCCACGGCTACCGGCACCCGGCGCTCGACGCCGCGCTCGCCCAGCAGACCGGCCGGTTCAGCCATGTCATGTTCGGCGGGCTGACCCATGAGCCGGCCGTCGGCCTCGGCCGCCGTCTGGTCGACATCACGCCGGAGCCGCTCGCGCGGGTCTTCCTGGCCGACTCGGGCTCGGTGAGCGTCGAGGTCGCGCTCAAGATGGTGCTCCAGTACCAGCGCGGGCGCGGTCGTCCCGAGCGCACCCGAATGCTCACCGTCCTCGGCGGCTACCACGGCGACACCTTCGACTGCATGAGCGTCACCGACCCGGTCGGCGGGATGCACACGATGTGGCAGGGCCTGCTCCCCGACCAGGTCTTCGGACCACAGCCCCCGGCGTACGACGCGGACGCGGACGCGATCGCCTCCTGGGCGTCGTCGCTGCGCGAGCTCGCCGCGCGGCACGCGCACGAGCTGGCCGGGATCATCGTGGAGCCGCTGCTCCAGGGCGCGGGCGGCATGCACCCCTATCCCGCCGCGTGCCTGCGGGTCTTCCGCGAGATCGCCGACGAGCACGGCCTGCTGCTGGTCTTCGACGAGATCGCGACCGGCTTCGGGCGCACGGGGCACCTGTTCGTGAGCGAGCTCATGACGCCCGACGTCCTGTGCCTGGGCAAGGCGCTGACCGGCGGCTACCTCACGCTCGCGGCCGTGCTGAGCACCGACGAGGTCGCACGCGGGATCTCCGCGAGCGAGTCCGGCGTCCTCATGCACGGGCCGACCTTCATGGGCAACCCGCTCGCCTGCGCGGTGGCGAGCGCCTCGATCGACCTGCTGCTCTCCGTGGACTGGGCGACCCGGGTGAGCGCCATCGGCACCCGGCTGGCGTCGGGCCTCGCCCCGCTGCGGACGGCGCCGGGCGTGGTCGACGTGCGGACGATCGGCGCGGTGGGCGTGGTCCAGCTCGACCACGAGGTCGACGTCGTCGCGGCCACCGAGGCGGCACTGGCCGCGGGCGTGTGGCTGCGTCCGTTCCGGGACCTGGTCTACGCGATGCCGCCTTACATCACCGGACCGGACGAGGTCGACCGACTGGTCGCGGGGATCGCCGCGGCGGTGAGCGCGGGATGA
- the bioB gene encoding biotin synthase BioB, which produces MTVTDFDELATRILDGGAASEADALAVLRAADADLMAVVAAAGRLRRTHFGNTVKVNYLVNLKSGLCPENCNYCSQALGSDAPILKYSWLSTDETLQQAGAGLRGGATRVCMVSSGRGPSNRDIEKVAEMTEALKDEYPDVEVCACLGLLEDGQAERLKEAGVDAYNHNINTAESHHDTIVQTHTYDDRVETIGKAKSAGLSPCSGLIAGLGETDEQLVEALFALKALDSDSIPVNFLMPFDGTPFENTWELSPTRCLKILAMARFVCPDKEVRIAGGREMHLRSLQALALQVANSIFLGDYLTSEGQEARADIEMIRDNGFVVLGAEDEHADVVEAGHDPAIRRRGAGTEVAANA; this is translated from the coding sequence ATGACCGTGACCGACTTCGACGAGCTGGCCACCCGCATCCTCGACGGCGGTGCGGCCTCCGAGGCCGACGCGCTCGCGGTCCTGCGCGCCGCGGACGCGGACCTGATGGCCGTGGTCGCCGCGGCCGGGCGGCTGCGCCGCACGCACTTCGGCAACACGGTGAAGGTCAACTACCTGGTCAACCTCAAGTCCGGCCTGTGCCCCGAGAACTGCAACTACTGCTCGCAGGCGCTCGGCTCGGACGCGCCGATCCTCAAGTACTCCTGGCTCTCCACGGACGAGACCCTCCAGCAGGCCGGCGCCGGCCTGCGCGGCGGGGCCACCCGGGTGTGCATGGTGTCCTCGGGCCGCGGGCCGTCGAACCGCGACATCGAGAAGGTCGCCGAGATGACCGAGGCGCTCAAGGACGAGTACCCCGACGTCGAGGTCTGCGCCTGCCTCGGCCTGCTCGAGGACGGCCAGGCCGAGCGCCTCAAGGAGGCCGGCGTCGACGCCTACAACCACAACATCAACACCGCCGAGTCGCACCACGACACGATCGTCCAGACCCACACGTACGACGACCGGGTCGAGACCATCGGCAAGGCCAAGTCCGCGGGCCTCTCGCCCTGCTCGGGTCTGATCGCCGGGCTCGGCGAGACCGACGAGCAGCTGGTCGAGGCGCTGTTCGCCCTCAAGGCACTCGACTCCGACTCGATCCCGGTCAACTTCCTGATGCCCTTCGACGGCACGCCGTTCGAGAACACCTGGGAGCTCTCCCCCACGCGCTGCCTCAAGATCCTGGCGATGGCTCGGTTCGTGTGTCCCGACAAGGAGGTGCGGATCGCCGGCGGCCGCGAGATGCACCTGCGCTCGCTCCAGGCTCTGGCCCTGCAGGTCGCGAACTCGATCTTCCTCGGCGACTACCTCACCTCGGAGGGGCAGGAGGCCAGGGCCGACATCGAGATGATCCGCGACAACGGCTTCGTCGTCCTCGGCGCGGAGGACGAGCACGCGGACGTCGTGGAGGCCGGCCACGACCCGGCCATCCGGCGCCGTGGCGCGGGCACCGAGGTCGCGGCGAACGCCTGA
- a CDS encoding energy-coupling factor transporter transmembrane component T: MTASPLGDYQPGITVFHRLPVGAKLLGLLVLSIVAVAFRGVTTTGALLALAVLGCLVAGVRLGRAARALRGVLVAMTLLAAYQTWQRGAEHAFVVVGALVALVLLATVFTTTTSVERMVDAITRWLGPFRRLGVNPELVALAFSLMIRGIPLTLAIAGETRDAARARGLERSPRAYLTPLVIRVVAHARATGDALHARGLGDD, encoded by the coding sequence GTGACCGCGAGCCCGCTCGGGGACTACCAGCCCGGCATCACCGTCTTCCACCGGCTGCCCGTCGGCGCCAAGCTCCTGGGGCTGCTGGTGCTCAGCATCGTCGCGGTGGCCTTCCGCGGCGTCACCACGACCGGCGCCCTGCTGGCGCTGGCCGTGCTCGGCTGCCTCGTCGCCGGCGTCCGCCTCGGCCGCGCGGCCCGGGCCCTGCGCGGCGTCCTGGTCGCGATGACCCTGCTGGCGGCGTACCAGACCTGGCAGCGGGGGGCCGAGCACGCCTTCGTCGTCGTCGGCGCCCTGGTCGCGCTCGTCCTGCTCGCGACCGTCTTCACCACGACCACCTCGGTGGAGCGGATGGTGGACGCCATCACCCGCTGGCTCGGTCCGTTCCGCCGCCTCGGGGTCAACCCGGAGCTGGTGGCGCTGGCGTTCTCCCTCATGATCCGCGGCATCCCGCTCACGCTCGCCATCGCCGGCGAGACCCGGGACGCCGCGCGCGCCCGCGGCCTCGAGCGCAGCCCCCGGGCCTACCTGACACCGCTGGTGATCCGGGTCGTCGCGCACGCCCGGGCCACCGGCGACGCCCTGCACGCCCGCGGCCTCGGCGACGACTGA
- a CDS encoding ABC transporter ATP-binding protein, translated as MSRIELDRVVVRAATPGGPVPEVTVLRETTLDLTERRIALVGPNGSGKSTLARLVNGLVEPTSGRVVVDGLDVAKKGREVRRRVGFVFTDPSAQLVMPTVVEDVALSLRHQVRGREERTAAARAVLASYGLDELADRSVHTLSGGQRQLLALAGVLATDPAVLVADEPTTLLDLRNARMIGDLLFGLPQQLVLATHDLDLALRCDRALLVDDGAVAADGAPAEVVAHYRASAR; from the coding sequence GTGAGCCGGATCGAGCTCGACCGGGTCGTCGTCCGGGCGGCGACGCCCGGCGGCCCCGTCCCCGAGGTCACCGTGCTGCGGGAGACCACGCTCGACCTCACCGAGCGGCGGATCGCCCTGGTCGGCCCCAACGGCTCCGGCAAGTCGACGCTGGCGCGGCTGGTCAACGGCCTGGTCGAGCCCACCTCGGGCCGGGTCGTCGTCGACGGCCTCGACGTGGCGAAGAAGGGTCGCGAGGTACGCCGCCGGGTCGGCTTCGTGTTCACCGACCCCAGCGCGCAGCTGGTGATGCCCACGGTCGTCGAGGACGTCGCCCTCTCCCTGCGCCACCAGGTGCGTGGGCGCGAGGAGCGCACCGCCGCGGCCCGCGCCGTGCTGGCGTCGTACGGGCTGGACGAGCTGGCGGACCGCAGCGTGCACACGCTCTCCGGCGGGCAGCGGCAGCTGCTGGCGCTGGCGGGGGTACTCGCCACCGACCCGGCCGTGCTGGTGGCCGACGAGCCCACGACGCTGCTCGACCTGCGCAACGCCCGGATGATCGGCGACCTGCTGTTCGGGCTCCCCCAGCAGCTGGTGCTCGCCACCCACGACCTCGACCTGGCCCTGCGCTGCGACCGGGCCCTGCTGGTCGACGATGGAGCGGTCGCGGCGGACGGCGCGCCCGCCGAGGTGGTCGCCCACTACCGCGCGAGCGCCCGGTGA